One Flavobacterium sp. 90 DNA segment encodes these proteins:
- the nirD gene encoding nitrite reductase small subunit NirD, with protein sequence MEEILNQYETVHPSDATIWFKAGKIEDFPTNRGGCIKYKNKQIAIFNFARRNEWYACQNACPHKMEMVLARGMTGSTDDIPKIACPMHKKTFSLVDGSNLNGDDFKIATYPVKVVENEVFVGFLD encoded by the coding sequence ATGGAAGAAATCTTAAATCAATATGAAACCGTTCACCCAAGTGATGCAACAATTTGGTTCAAAGCCGGAAAAATAGAAGATTTCCCAACCAACCGTGGCGGTTGCATCAAATATAAAAACAAACAAATCGCCATTTTCAATTTTGCACGTCGCAACGAATGGTACGCTTGCCAAAATGCCTGTCCGCATAAAATGGAAATGGTTCTCGCAAGAGGAATGACCGGTTCAACAGATGATATCCCAAAAATCGCCTGTCCAATGCACAAAAAAACATTCTCATTAGTAGACGGTTCAAACCTAAATGGAGATGATTTTAAAATTGCAACATATCCGGTTAAAGTAGTAGAAAACGAAGTGTTTGTAGGTTTTCTAGATTAG
- a CDS encoding DUF4202 domain-containing protein → MNTPFQKASEWIDAENAQDPNIEIDQNVEYPKELLYSNRMYERLMQFEPEASEEIQIASKAQHICRWKVARESYPMDRVGYLKWREELKKFHAKTTAGILEKAGYSQEFIDRVSFLIEKKLLKKDAETQLLEDVICLVFLEYYLDPFVHKHDEEKLKNIIKKTWDKMSDKGHQEALKISYSEENLNLIKASLGL, encoded by the coding sequence ATGAACACACCTTTTCAAAAAGCAAGCGAATGGATTGATGCAGAAAATGCTCAGGATCCGAATATCGAAATCGACCAAAATGTCGAATATCCTAAGGAATTATTATATTCAAACAGGATGTACGAAAGATTAATGCAATTTGAACCTGAAGCTTCAGAAGAAATTCAGATTGCGTCAAAAGCACAACATATTTGCCGATGGAAAGTCGCGAGAGAATCTTATCCAATGGATCGTGTTGGATATTTGAAATGGCGCGAAGAACTTAAAAAATTCCACGCCAAAACTACCGCAGGAATCTTAGAAAAAGCAGGATATTCGCAAGAGTTTATTGACCGTGTTTCGTTTTTAATCGAAAAGAAATTACTTAAAAAAGATGCCGAAACTCAATTACTTGAAGACGTAATTTGTTTGGTATTTCTGGAATATTACTTAGATCCTTTTGTGCACAAGCACGACGAAGAAAAACTAAAAAATATCATCAAAAAAACCTGGGATAAAATGTCTGACAAAGGACATCAGGAAGCCTTAAAAATTAGTTATTCTGAAGAAAACTTAAACTTAATAAAAGCATCTTTAGGATTGTAA
- a CDS encoding ATP-binding protein, whose protein sequence is MKKNNQEAADKITFKNLRRLYFFALLTIAITIILSQFLVQYNLKQQLSDSKIINISGKQRMLSQKIVKEILILNYVSTNVSPQKISHLKEVLSLWKTTQNALENGSDSLAFPKEKSETLTKLYREIKPNFTTIAETTDLFLLNLEQKNNLTNNQKLVQLVLENEGVFLSKMNQIVTQYDLEAHEKVTEQRKIEYWIFGFTLLVLLLEFLFIFRPTNKKIEKLIAKLLSSEKKALKLAHDTEIISEIKENSVKELKSLNYAMENTLLYCRIAPDGSIIHVGEKFAKLLNYTKFSSNKKFSEILTTDEKEQLNIDRIIFEKQRSGWQGEIKIINKEAQTIWLDLSMVPVMIKKDELELLIVCFNITERKKAQREVERLNIENSTEKINQQKIISSKIVENQENEQNRIAKEIHDGIGQMLTGLKFSLESINLEDKEKAAQKIEYLKKLSLDIIKGVRTATFNLMPPELSDHGIVSSLAKLTQELSKLTGKEILFYNKTDFNQRLDSLIEINIYRLTQEAINNAIKYAESSHIIVQLSHSDTLLSIIVDDNGKGFDIHAVDKKRNSESGMGLLFMKERIQYINGRVFIKSIPGEGTRITFNIPI, encoded by the coding sequence ATGAAAAAAAACAATCAGGAAGCTGCAGATAAAATCACTTTCAAAAATTTACGCCGTCTGTATTTTTTTGCACTTCTGACGATTGCTATAACCATCATTTTAAGTCAGTTTTTGGTTCAATACAATCTAAAACAACAATTAAGCGATTCTAAAATCATCAATATTTCGGGAAAGCAAAGAATGCTGAGCCAAAAAATTGTCAAAGAAATATTGATTTTGAATTATGTTTCTACTAATGTTTCTCCACAAAAAATTTCGCATTTAAAGGAAGTTTTATCTCTTTGGAAAACTACTCAAAATGCCTTAGAAAATGGCAGTGATAGTTTGGCTTTTCCAAAAGAAAAAAGCGAAACACTGACAAAATTATATCGTGAAATAAAACCCAATTTCACAACAATCGCTGAAACAACTGATTTATTTCTTCTAAATTTAGAACAGAAAAATAACTTAACCAATAATCAAAAACTGGTTCAGCTTGTTCTTGAAAACGAAGGTGTTTTCCTTTCGAAAATGAATCAGATCGTAACACAATACGATCTCGAAGCTCACGAAAAAGTTACGGAACAACGTAAGATCGAATATTGGATTTTTGGTTTTACTCTTTTAGTTCTGCTTTTAGAATTTTTATTCATTTTCAGACCTACAAATAAGAAAATCGAAAAACTGATCGCGAAACTTTTATCTTCTGAAAAGAAAGCTTTAAAACTGGCGCACGACACAGAAATTATCAGTGAAATCAAAGAAAATTCGGTAAAAGAATTAAAATCGCTCAATTATGCAATGGAAAATACGTTGCTTTATTGCCGCATTGCTCCTGATGGTTCGATTATTCATGTTGGAGAAAAATTTGCCAAACTTTTAAATTATACCAAGTTTTCTTCTAACAAGAAATTCTCAGAAATATTGACGACTGACGAAAAAGAGCAGCTTAATATTGACCGTATTATTTTTGAAAAACAAAGAAGCGGCTGGCAAGGCGAAATCAAGATCATTAATAAGGAAGCGCAAACGATCTGGCTTGATTTATCGATGGTTCCGGTAATGATTAAAAAGGACGAATTAGAACTTTTAATTGTTTGTTTTAACATTACGGAACGCAAAAAAGCCCAACGAGAAGTTGAACGCTTGAACATTGAAAACAGCACTGAAAAAATCAATCAGCAAAAGATTATTTCCAGCAAAATTGTCGAAAATCAGGAAAACGAACAAAACCGAATTGCCAAAGAAATTCACGACGGAATTGGTCAAATGCTTACGGGATTAAAATTCAGTTTAGAAAGTATTAACCTGGAAGACAAAGAAAAAGCGGCTCAAAAAATAGAATATTTAAAAAAATTATCGCTTGATATCATCAAAGGTGTTCGAACGGCAACTTTCAATCTGATGCCACCGGAATTAAGCGATCATGGTATTGTTTCTTCTCTCGCAAAACTTACGCAGGAACTTTCGAAATTAACAGGAAAAGAAATTCTGTTTTACAACAAAACCGATTTTAACCAACGTCTGGATTCTCTAATCGAAATCAATATTTATCGCTTAACTCAGGAAGCGATAAACAATGCCATAAAATATGCTGAATCGTCGCATATTATTGTGCAGCTTTCGCACAGTGATACTTTGCTAAGCATTATTGTAGACGACAACGGTAAAGGTTTTGATATACATGCGGTCGACAAAAAACGCAACAGCGAATCCGGAATGGGATTATTATTCATGAAAGAAAGAATTCAATACATCAACGGACGCGTTTTTATTAAATCGATTCCCGGCGAAGGAACGAGGATTACTTTTAATATTCCTATTTGA